A window from Fragaria vesca subsp. vesca linkage group LG5, FraVesHawaii_1.0, whole genome shotgun sequence encodes these proteins:
- the LOC101294856 gene encoding pentatricopeptide repeat-containing protein At2g29760, chloroplastic-like — protein MMLLEEKFISLLQSCKTIKELHQIQAQVTLHGFSQNDYVAPKLVTACAELKRMAYAHQVFDQIPEPNFALWNALLRGYARNEGHREVVALFCRMKNMDIMPNCYTFPVVIKCCGRLGRLVEGEEVHCVAIKCGFRANPFVGTTLIEMYAAGGVIGAAYKAFGEMFERNVIAWTSMINGYILCGDMVSAQRLFDLAPERDIVLWNTMVSGYIELGDMRTARKLFDKMPRRDVICWNTVLNGYASNQDIEACEDLFEKMPERNVFSWNGLMGGYARKGRFIAVLGSFKQMLTESKVLPNDATLTTVLSACARLGALDLGKWVHVYAENIGYKRNVYVGNALIDMYAKCGGVDNAVDVFKNMEMKDLITWNTIICGLATHGRGGDALKLFSQMKSCKLKPDGITFIGILCSCTHLGLVEDGLSYFQSMVSDYSIVPQIEHYGCMVDLLGRAGLLEQAVEFVRQMPIEADVVIWTALLGACRIYKNIELAELALERLIELEPKNPANYVMLSNIYGDLGRWKDVARLKVAVRDTGYKKFPGVSSIEADHGVVEFCSLDKRHQETQDIYETLEGLTKLLRSSGYVPDILELGHGD, from the exons ATGAT GCTGCTTGAAGAAAAGTTCATCTCACTGTTGCAGTCATGTAAGACCATAAAGGAACTGCACCAGATACAGGCGCAGGTAACCCTCCACGGTTTTTCACAGAATGACTACGTCGCTCCGAAACTAGTCACGGCCTGTGCTGAACTGAAGCGAATGGCTTATGCCCACCAGGTGTTCGATCAAATTCCTGAACCAAATTTTGCTCTATGGAATGCGCTGTTGAGAGGGTATGCGAGGAATGAGGGTCATAGGGAAGTTGTGGCTTTGTTTTGTAGGATGAAGAACATGGACATAATGCCGAATTGCTATACGTTCCCCGTTGTGATTAAATGTTGTGGGAGGTTGGGTAGGTTGGTGGAAGGTGAAGAGGTGCATTGTGTTGCGATAAAATGTGGGTTTAGAGCGAACCCCTTTGTGGGGACGACGCTGATCGAAATGTATGCGGCTGGGGGAGTGATTGGAGCTGCTTATAAGGCGTTTGGTGAGATGTTTGAGAGAAATGTGATTGCTTGGACTTCCATGATTAATGGCTACATTTTGTGTGGTGATATGGTTTCTGCGCAGCGGCTTTTTGATTTGGCACCAGAACGAGATATCGTGTTGTGGAACACTATGGTTTCTGGTTATATTGAGCTGGGGGATATGAGAACAGCTAGAAAGCTTTTTGATAAGATGCCAAGGCGTGATGTTATTTGTTGGAATACCGTATTGAATGGTTATGCAAGTAATCAAGACATTGAGGCTTGTGAGGATTTGTTTGAGAAGATGCCTGAGAGGAATGTTTTCTCATGGAATGGGTTGATGGGAGGCTATGCACGCAAGGGACGTTTCATTGCAGTTCTGGGATCTTTCAAGCAGATGCTTACTGAGAGTAAAGTGCTTCCTAATGATGCCACATTAACGACTGTGCTGTCAGCTTGTGCGAGATTAGGAGCTCTTGATTTGGGCAAGTGGGTGCATGTATATGCCGAGAATATAGGGTACAAGAGAAATGTATATGTTGGGAATGCGTTGATTGACATGTATGCAAAATGTGGTGGTGTTGATAATGCAGTCGATGTCTTCAAAAACATGGAGATGAAAGATCTAATTACTTGGAACACTATAATTTGTGGCTTAGCAACACATGGACGTGGGGGTGATGCTTTAAAGTTGTTTTCACAGATGAAGAGTTGTAAATTGAAACCAGATGGGATCACCTTCATAGGTATTCTGTGCTCTTGTACACATCTAGGATTAGTAGAAGATGGCCTGTCATATTTCCAATCAATGGTTAGTGACTATTCAATTGTGCCTCAAATTGAGCATTATGGTTGTATGGTTGATCTGCTTGGGCGAGCTGGTCTCTTGGAACAGGCAGTGGAGTTTGTGAGGCAGATGCCGATAGAAGCAGATGTTGTCATTTGGACTGCCTTACTTGGGGCATGTCGAATATACAAGAACATTGAGTTGGCTGAGTTGGCTCTCGAACGGCTCATTGAACTTGAACCGAAAAACCCTGCAAACTATGTCATGCTTTCAAATATATATGGTGATCTTGGGAGATGGAAAGATGTCGCAAGATTAAAAGTTGCAGTTAGGGATACAGGGTATAAAAAATTCCCTGGTGTTAGCTCTATAGAGGCCGATCATGGTGTGGTTGAGTTCTGTTCCTTGGATAAGAGGCATCAGGAGACTCAGGATATATATGAAACTCTGGAGGGATTGACCAAACTACTAAGATCTTCTGGATATGTACCAGACATTCTGGAGCTTGGGCATGGAGACTAG
- the LOC101313984 gene encoding monoglyceride lipase-like isoform 2, producing the protein MKDGSLSFSVSLRSPEPFLFYRRYSSPIKHRLKQQIPNLFFYPKLHFSVSKTEFRVSARKWSPMEDLSQEMNTIASQNLDHAPARRRVRSAFVDVHKQLDHCLFKMDHAGIRTEEWYGRNSRGMEIFCKSWLPKQGIARRITQSGYAVYAVDYTGFGLSEGLHGYISDFDELVDDVIEQFTSIKGRSEVKGLPFFIMGESMGGAVTLKIHLKEPDKWDGVILVAPMCKIADDVMPPAIVLKLLAFMSEVLPQAKLFPQKDIAHLSYREPAKRKTAGYNVISYKDQMRSRTAVELLKATSDIEMHLDKVSSPLLILHGEADKVTDPIVSQLLYEKASSKDKTLKLYQDAYHCILQGEPDDTIFTVLDDIVTWLDSRCFRI; encoded by the exons ATGAAAGATGGGAGCCTTTCCTTTTCGGTGAGTCTCCGATCACCAGAGCCGTTTCTGTTTTACCGGAGGTACAGCTCTCCAATAAAACATCGGCTAAAACAGCAAATACCCAATCTATTTTTCTACCCCAAACTACATTTTTCAGTCTCCAAAACTGAGTTCAGGGTCAGTGCCCGGAAATGGTCGCCGATGGAAGACTTAAGCCAAGAGATGAACACCATTGCTTCACAGAACCTGGATCACGCGCCAGCTCGGAGACGAGTTCGCTCGGCATTCGTCGACGTGCATAAACAACTTGATCATTGCTTGTTCAAG ATGGATCATGCTGGCATCAGAACAGAGGAG TGGTATGGAAGGAATTCAAGGGGTATGGAAATTTTCTGCAAAAGCTGGTTGCCAAAACAAG GCATTGCTAGGAGAATCACTCAATCCGGGTACGCTGTATATGCAGTAGACTATACAGGGTTTGGTCTTTCTGAAGGGTTGCATGGTTACATCTCAGACTTTGATGAGTTGGTCGATGATGTTATTGAACAATTTACTAGTATCAAAG GAAGATCTGAAGTGAAAGGTTTGCCGTTTTTTATAATGGGGGAGTCGATGGGTGGAGCTGTGACTCTAAAGATTCATCTAAAGGAACCAGATAAATGGGATGGAGTGATCCTTGTAGCTCCAATGTGTAAA ATTGCAGATGATGTGATGCCTCCAGCTATAGTGCTGAAGCTATTAGCCTTCATGTCTGAAGTTTTGCCTCAGGCAAAACTCTTCCCACAGAAAGATATAGCTCATCTAAGCTACAGAGAACCCGCAAAGAGAAAAACG GCTGGTTACAATGTGATTTCTTACAAGGACCAAATGCGATCAAGAACAGCTGTAGAACTTCTGAAGGCGACTAGCGATATTGAAATGCACTTGGATAAG GTTTCATCCCCGTTGCTAATTCTTCATGGAGAAGCAGATAAGGTGACAGACCCTATAGTGAGCCAGTTGCTTTATGAAAAGGCCTCTAGCAAGGATAAGACTTTGAAGCTCTATCAAGATGCTTATCACTGCATTCTTCAAGGGGAGCCTGATGACACAATTTTCACCGTCCTTGATGACATTGTCACTTGGCTTGATTCCCGGTGCTTCCGAATCTAA
- the LOC101313984 gene encoding monoglyceride lipase-like isoform 1, giving the protein MKDGSLSFSVSLRSPEPFLFYRRYSSPIKHRLKQQIPNLFFYPKLHFSVSKTEFRVSARKWSPMEDLSQEMNTIASQNLDHAPARRRVRSAFVDVHKQLDHCLFKMDHAGIRTEEWYGRNSRGMEIFCKSWLPKQGDQVKGALCFCHGYGSTCTFFFEGIARRITQSGYAVYAVDYTGFGLSEGLHGYISDFDELVDDVIEQFTSIKGRSEVKGLPFFIMGESMGGAVTLKIHLKEPDKWDGVILVAPMCKIADDVMPPAIVLKLLAFMSEVLPQAKLFPQKDIAHLSYREPAKRKTAGYNVISYKDQMRSRTAVELLKATSDIEMHLDKVSSPLLILHGEADKVTDPIVSQLLYEKASSKDKTLKLYQDAYHCILQGEPDDTIFTVLDDIVTWLDSRCFRI; this is encoded by the exons ATGAAAGATGGGAGCCTTTCCTTTTCGGTGAGTCTCCGATCACCAGAGCCGTTTCTGTTTTACCGGAGGTACAGCTCTCCAATAAAACATCGGCTAAAACAGCAAATACCCAATCTATTTTTCTACCCCAAACTACATTTTTCAGTCTCCAAAACTGAGTTCAGGGTCAGTGCCCGGAAATGGTCGCCGATGGAAGACTTAAGCCAAGAGATGAACACCATTGCTTCACAGAACCTGGATCACGCGCCAGCTCGGAGACGAGTTCGCTCGGCATTCGTCGACGTGCATAAACAACTTGATCATTGCTTGTTCAAG ATGGATCATGCTGGCATCAGAACAGAGGAG TGGTATGGAAGGAATTCAAGGGGTATGGAAATTTTCTGCAAAAGCTGGTTGCCAAAACAAGGTGATCAGGTAAAAGGTGCCCTGTGTTTTTGCCATGGGTACGGTAGTACTTGTACATTCTTCTTTGAAG GCATTGCTAGGAGAATCACTCAATCCGGGTACGCTGTATATGCAGTAGACTATACAGGGTTTGGTCTTTCTGAAGGGTTGCATGGTTACATCTCAGACTTTGATGAGTTGGTCGATGATGTTATTGAACAATTTACTAGTATCAAAG GAAGATCTGAAGTGAAAGGTTTGCCGTTTTTTATAATGGGGGAGTCGATGGGTGGAGCTGTGACTCTAAAGATTCATCTAAAGGAACCAGATAAATGGGATGGAGTGATCCTTGTAGCTCCAATGTGTAAA ATTGCAGATGATGTGATGCCTCCAGCTATAGTGCTGAAGCTATTAGCCTTCATGTCTGAAGTTTTGCCTCAGGCAAAACTCTTCCCACAGAAAGATATAGCTCATCTAAGCTACAGAGAACCCGCAAAGAGAAAAACG GCTGGTTACAATGTGATTTCTTACAAGGACCAAATGCGATCAAGAACAGCTGTAGAACTTCTGAAGGCGACTAGCGATATTGAAATGCACTTGGATAAG GTTTCATCCCCGTTGCTAATTCTTCATGGAGAAGCAGATAAGGTGACAGACCCTATAGTGAGCCAGTTGCTTTATGAAAAGGCCTCTAGCAAGGATAAGACTTTGAAGCTCTATCAAGATGCTTATCACTGCATTCTTCAAGGGGAGCCTGATGACACAATTTTCACCGTCCTTGATGACATTGTCACTTGGCTTGATTCCCGGTGCTTCCGAATCTAA
- the LOC101313700 gene encoding monoglyceride lipase-like, which produces MELSQSLRFQQLELPFCPQQLQQPQKPTFSVRRTSQVIVAAAKTKRRPPIEGVSEELNLIADQSLDFAPARRRVRSAFVELQQQLDHCLFKLAPTGIRTEEWYEINSRGIGIFCKSWKPREGVPIKGVLCFCHGYGDTCVFFFEGIAKQIAAAGYAVYAMDYPGFGLSEGLHGFIPSFDQLADDVIEQYTKIKAKPELKGLPHFILGQSMGGAVTLKVHFKQPYAWDGIVLVAPMCKIAEDVTPPPAAQKILTLMSRVVPKAKLVPQKDLAELAFRDERKRKLAVYNVTCYNGPVRLKTAVELLNATKEIEMQVDKVSSPLLILHGAADKVTDPLVSQFLYEKASSKDKSLKLYPDGFHCILEGEPDDRIFSVLEDIITWLDHRCLLK; this is translated from the exons ATGGAACTTTCTCAATCTCTGAGATTCCAGCAACTGGAGCTTCCATTTTGCCCCCAACAACTCCAGCAACCCCAGAAGCCAACATTTTCAGTCAGAAGAACAAGTCAGGTAATAGTTGCAGCGGCCAAAACCAAGAGAAGGCCACCCATTGAAGGTGTTAGTGAGGAGCTCAATTTGATCGCCGATCAGAGCCTTGACTTTGCTCCGGCTAGGAGAAGAGTTCGATCCGCATTCGTTGAGCTGCAGCAACAGCTTGATCACTGCTTGTTTAAG TTGGCTCCAACTGGGATCAGAACAGAAGAG TGGTATGAAATAAATTCAAGGGGAATTGGAATTTTCTGTAAAAGCTGGAAGCCAAGAGAAGGTGTTCCGATTAAAGGGGTGTTGTGTTTCTGCCATGGGTATGGTGACACTTGCGTTTTCTTCTTTGAAG GTATTGCCAAGCAAATTGCTGCGGCTGGGTACGCTGTGTACGCCATGGACTACCCAGGATTTGGCCTTTCGGAAGGATTGCACGGTTTTATCCCGAGCTTTGATCAGTTAGCCGATGATGTTATTGAACAGTATACAAAGATTAAAG CAAAACCAGAGTTGAAAGGGTTGCCTCACTTCATATTGGGGCAGTCCATGGGTGGAGCTGTTACTCTAAAAGTTCACTTCAAGCAACCATATGCCTGGGATGGCATAGTTCTTGTGGCTCCAATGTGTAAA ATTGCAGAGGATGTAACACCTCCACCTGCGGCACAGAAGATATTAACTCTTATGTCCAGAGTTGTCCCTAAAGCAAAGCTTGTCCCACAGAAAGACTTGGCCGAGTTGGCCTTCAGAGATGAAAGGAAGAGGAAACTG GCTGTCTACAATGTGACATGCTACAATGGCCCCGTGCGATTGAAGACTGCTGTGGAACTTCTAAACGCTACTAAGGAGATAGAGATGCAAGTGGATAAG GTTTCATCTCCACTGCTAATTCTTCATGGAGCTGCAGATAAGGTGACTGATCCCTTAGTGAGCCAGTTTCTTTATGAGAAGGCATCAAGCAAAGACAAAAGTCTAAAACTCTACCCTGATGGCTTTCATTGCATTCTTGAAGGTGAACCTGATGATAGAATTTTTTCAGTCCTTGAAGATATTATCACTTGGCTTGATCACCGGTGTTTGCTCAAGTAG